In Chitinophagaceae bacterium, the genomic window TTCAACTCTCTTTCGAGTTCCCTGTTTTTAATGGTATCTCTCTTGTCGTAATTTTTCTTTCCTTTGGCCAGTCCTATTTCCATTTTTGCCAATCCTTTTTCATTAATAAAAATGCGTAATGGAATAATACTATAGCCTTTTTCCTTGATTTTTGTTTCGAGTTTTCTCAGTTCTCTTTTTGTGAGCAGTAATTTCCTGTCCTGCAATGGGTCATGGTTGGCATCGGTGCCGTATTTATATTCTGCAATATGAAGGCTTTTTACAAAAAGTTCGTTTTTTTGAAAATAGCAGTAGCTATCGTTAAAACTTACCTTTCCGGTTCGCAACGATTTTATTTCGGTGCCGGTTAACACCATACCTGCATTATAGCGGCTTTCAATATAATATTCATGTAAAGCTTTGCGGTTATTAAGTTCCAACTTTTATTTTTTACAAATATAAGGCAGGCAAAAAAAAGACTGCCCAAAAACAGGCAGTCCGTTCAGATACGTATTTTTTATAGGTTAATGTTGAATAAGGATTTTTTGTGTTTCAATATTGCCATCATTATTTACCTGCAGGTAATAAACGCCATTGGGTAGATTGCTTGCCGGTAACTTAAAAAGCTGCTGAGATGTAGCGGCGGCAGTTTGCAATAGTTGCCCTTGCTGGTTGAATAATTTTACCGACGTTTTTGCATTTCCCAGTTCGGTTTTAATGGTAATAAAATCAGTTGCCGGGTTTGGGCCAATCTGTATAACGGGCTTAATATCAAAATTGAGTATTTTAACGCTGCTATAGGAAAAGCGGTTGTCAATATCAACTTGCTTAATGCGGTAATAATTTTTACCACGTTGCGGCTGCTGATCTATAAACTGGTACACAGCGCCACTTCCATTTATACTACTGCTGTTTATAAAGGCTACTTGAGTATAGTTTACGCCGTTAATGCTTTTTTCTACAGCAAAGCCCAGGTTGGCGGTTTCTGAAAGTGTACTCCATTTGAGCAGCGATGTATTTTGTGAAGCTTTAATTGCACTAAAAGTGAAACCGGTAACTGGAAGCGCTTCTACATTTCTTTTATTGGTGAGCATCCATTCATACACATTATAGCCGTTTTCTTTAAAACTTAAGTTATAGGTTTGCGACCATGCATCATGCCCGTTTACAGGAAATATTGTTTTTTTAGCTAATGGAGTAGGAGGGTTTGGTGCAGCATTTATGCCATCTACATAAGTATTGGTTGCTGCAACACCTACGGTACCATCTCCCAGGTTATGTGTTGCCCATACGGCAAGATCGGAGTTGGCAATATGGTTAATTTTATCTGTAGTTGCCGAAGAAGCTCCGCAAACGGGTGCAATTGCTGCCACTCTTGATGCATACTCCTGGCTGTAGCCAGCATACTCCCATACGCAACCACCACCCATGCTAAGGCCGGTAAGGTAAATACGGTTTAAGTCAACTTTGTAATGCGAAACGGCATAATTTATTACATCGTTCATTTGTATATAGGCTGCCCAACCGGTAAACTGCGGCGCCAATACAATAAATTTAAAATTTTGCCCATTTACATTAAAAGATGTGGGGAAGCTGCCATTATTGATTTGTTTGGGAGTGCCGTGTACCAACACTTTTCCTAAATCGGAAGTGCCGTTACCACATTCTCCTATTCCATGAACAAAGATGATGAGCGGAAACTTTTCATCGGGGTTATTCCAATAACCTTGCGGAAGGTACTCGTAATAACCGTTTGAGAAGCCGGTCATGGAGCTGTATACTGGCGTAAAACTTTGTGAAAATACGTTCAGTGATATAATAATCATAGATATGAACGTACATACGCCTTTAAGTAGGTGTTTACTCATGCTAACTGGATTTTAAGATTTTTGTTTAGAAAAATCGGATTTTAACTTCTATAAATACGCCGCAAAATTAGTTTTAGTATTTGCTTTGCCCCTTTTTTAGCAGTATTCTTAGTGTAGGGAATTATCAAAAAAGCCGTAGTTATTTTTCTACGGCTATAAATCAGGTAAGTAAAGATTAGTATTAACTTTTAAATAATAAAAGCAGCCTGGCAATGTCTTCTTTTAAGTCTTTTCGGTTTACAATAAAATCAAGGAAGCCATGTTCCAAAAGAAATTCACTGCGTTGAAAGCCTTCCGGCAGGTCTTTTTTAATGGTTTCTTTTATTACCCTTGGCCCTGCAAAACCAATAAGGGCGCCAGGTTCGGCACAAATTATATCGCCAAGCATGGCAAAAGAAGCTGTAGTGCCGCCAAAAGTCGGGTCGGTACAAAGGGATATATATGGAATTTTTGCATTGCTTAATAAGGTAAGTCCGCCGGATGTTTTAGCCAGTTGCATCAGGGAAAAAGAGCTTTCCATCATTCTTGCACCACCGCTTTTATTGATAATCATAAAAGGGATACGGTGTGTAAAACAATAGTTGCAGGCTTGTGTAATTCTT contains:
- the smpB gene encoding SsrA-binding protein SmpB encodes the protein MELNNRKALHEYYIESRYNAGMVLTGTEIKSLRTGKVSFNDSYCYFQKNELFVKSLHIAEYKYGTDANHDPLQDRKLLLTKRELRKLETKIKEKGYSIIPLRIFINEKGLAKMEIGLAKGKKNYDKRDTIKNRELERELKRKYNS
- a CDS encoding T9SS type A sorting domain-containing protein; this encodes MSKHLLKGVCTFISMIIISLNVFSQSFTPVYSSMTGFSNGYYEYLPQGYWNNPDEKFPLIIFVHGIGECGNGTSDLGKVLVHGTPKQINNGSFPTSFNVNGQNFKFIVLAPQFTGWAAYIQMNDVINYAVSHYKVDLNRIYLTGLSMGGGCVWEYAGYSQEYASRVAAIAPVCGASSATTDKINHIANSDLAVWATHNLGDGTVGVAATNTYVDGINAAPNPPTPLAKKTIFPVNGHDAWSQTYNLSFKENGYNVYEWMLTNKRNVEALPVTGFTFSAIKASQNTSLLKWSTLSETANLGFAVEKSINGVNYTQVAFINSSSINGSGAVYQFIDQQPQRGKNYYRIKQVDIDNRFSYSSVKILNFDIKPVIQIGPNPATDFITIKTELGNAKTSVKLFNQQGQLLQTAAATSQQLFKLPASNLPNGVYYLQVNNDGNIETQKILIQH